In Erpetoichthys calabaricus chromosome 2, fErpCal1.3, whole genome shotgun sequence, a genomic segment contains:
- the LOC114646655 gene encoding choline-phosphate cytidylyltransferase A-like produces the protein MLLGVLQMEALSSNKLSSRKRRKEGSNGDTEEGSAPVKIPRCTVGLSQPAPFADEIETPHTQPYCRVSIEEARKGTPPHRPVRVYADGIFDLFHSGHARALMQAKDLFPNTHLIVGVCNDDLTHKFKGFTVMSEDERYDAVSHCRYVDEIVRNAPWTLTPEFLAKHRIDFVAHDDIPYSSAGSDDVYKHIKEAGMFAPTQRTEGISTSDIITRIVRDYDVYVRRNLQRGYTAKELNVSFINEKKYHLQERVDKVKKKVKDVEERSKEFVQKVEEKSIDLIQKWEEKSREFIGNFLQMFGPEGALKHMLKEGKGRMLQAISPRQSPDSSPTRERSPSPSFRLPFFTKSSPPSSPRASAARAYNISEDEEEDD, from the exons ATGCTTTTAG gtgTTTTACAAATGGAGGCTTTAAGTTCAAACAAGTTATCATCGAGGAAGAGGAGAAAGGAGGGGTCAAATGGGGACACCGAAGAAGGCTCTGCTCCTGTCAAAATACCTCGCTGCACTGTG GGTCTGTCCCAGCCAGCTCCATTTGCAGATGAGATTGAGACTCCACACACACAGCCATACTGCAGAGTTTCAATAGAAGAGGCTCGGAAGGGAACTCCAC CTCATCGGCCTGTGCGGGTTTATGCTGATGGAATCTTTGACCTCTTTCACTCTGGACACGCTCGTGCTCTCATGCAGGCCAAAGATCTCTTTCCAAATACCCACTTGATAGTGGGAG TATGCAATGATGATCTGACACACAAATTCAAGGGGTTCACGGTTATGAGTGAGGACGAGAGATATGATGCTGTGAGCCATTGCCGCTATGTGGATGAGATTGTTCGCAATGCACCCTGGACTCTCACGCCAGAGTTTCTTGCCAAGCATCGG ATTGACTTTGTAGCCCATGATGATATTCCATACTCCTCAGCAGGAAGTGATGATGTCTACAAACACATTAAAGAGGCAG GGATGTTTGCTCCTACGCAGCGCACTGAGGGCATTTCTACCTCCGATATCATTACCCGCATAGTACGGGACTATGATGTTTACGTGCGTCGGAACCTTCAGAGGGGCTACACAGCCAAGGAGCTCAACGTCAGTTTCATCAAT GAGAAAAAATATCATCTACAGGAGCGGGTTGACAAAGTCAAGAAGAAAGTGAAGGATGTGGAAGAGCGTTCCAAAGAGTTCGTTCAGAAGGTAGAAGAGAAGAGCATTGACTTGATCCAGAAGTGGGAAGAAAAATCGCGAGAGTTTATTGGTAACTTCCTGCAGATGTTTGGTCCAGAAGGAGCActg AagcatatgttgaaggaagggaaaggTCGCATGCTGCAGGCAATCAGCCCACGCCAGAGTCCTGACAGCAGCCCTACAAGAGAGCGGTCTCCATCCCCCTCCTTCCGTCTACCCTTTTTCACAAAATCATCGCCCCCCTCATCCCCCCGAGCAAGTGCTGCCAGGGCGTATAATATCAGCGAGGATGAGGAAGAGGATGACTAG
- the nmur1a gene encoding neuromedin-U receptor 1, with the protein MASFGIMANLQVNCSMQQPACEGDLQNQSGHQLEDPDLSLEELLFKYLGPRRSTAFLPVCITYLLIFLVGTLGNSLTCVVIIRHHVMQTPTNFYLFSLAVSDLLVLLLGMPLELYEMWHNYPFLFGTGGCYFKTFLFETVCFASILNVTALSVERYIAVVHPIKAKFVVTRTHAKRVIIILWTLSVVCAIPNTSLHGIFYLVTGSGDTIQESAMCTLVKPRWLYNLTIQLTTLLFFFLPMVTISILYLLIGLQLKRERVLEGLEAKAGTGRYNNQSGRIKQHNNRRRQVTKMLFVLVVVFGVCWAPFHTDRLMWSFIDQWTGEWHLIFQYVHIISGVFFYLSSVVNPILYNLMSSRFREMFKEVMCHRWRPRSTRTFSLSITRVTVRSTTGDTLPNLSTGPFEAGDSEFCIEGHNQTSCT; encoded by the exons ATGGCATCTTTCGG GATCATGGCCAATCTGCAAGTCAACTGCTCAATGCAGCAGCCTGCGTGTGAAGGAGATCTGCAGAACCAGAGTGGACACCAGCTAGAGGACCCGGACTTGAGCCTGGAGGAGCTGCTCTTCAAATACCTTGGGCCAAGGCGCTCAACTGCCTTCTTGCCTGTCTGTATCACCTACTTGTTAATCTTCTTAGTGGGAACTCTTGGGAACAGTCTCACCTGTGTGGTCATCATCCGGCACCATGTCATGCAGACACCAACCAACTTCTACCTGTTCAGTTTAGCTGTGTCTGACCTTCTGGTACTGCTGTTGGGAATGCCCCTAGAACTTTATGAGATGTGGCACAACTACCCCTTCCTTTTTGGCACTGGGGGCTGCTATTTCAAGACATTCCTGTTTGAAACTGTCTGTTTCGCCTCAATTCTCAATGTTACTGCTCTCAGTGTGGAGCGCTACATTGCCGTTGTTCACCCCATTAAGGCCAAGTTTGTGGTGACCAGGACTCATGCCAAGAGGGTGATCATAATTCTGTGGACACTGTCAGTAGTGTGTGCAATACCAAATACAAGCTTACATGGAATATTCTATCTAGTGACTGGCTCTGGAGATACCATTCAGGAGTCTGCCATGTGTACACTGGTCAAGCCTCGCTGGCTCTACAACCTGACCATCCAGTTAACCACCTTGCTCTTTTTCTTCCTGCCAATGGTGACCATCAGCATCCTCTACCTGCTCATCGGTCTACAGCTCAAGAGAGAAAGGGTCCTAGAAGGGCTGGAGGCCAAGGCTGGGACTGGAAGATATAACAATCAAAGTGGACGCATCAAGCAACATAACAACCGGAGGCGGCAAGTCACCAAAATGCTGT TTGTGCTGGTGGTTGTCTTTGGGGTATGCTGGGCCCCCTTTCACACTGACAGGCTGATGTGGAGTTTCATTGACCAATGGACAGGAGAGTGGCACCTCATCTTTCAGTATGTGCACATCATCTCTGGAGTCTTCTTCTACCTCAGTTCTGTTGTCAATCCTATCCTTTACAACCTCATGTCCAGTCGATTCAGAGAAATGTTCAAAGAAGTCATGTGCCACCGGTGGCGGCCACGCAGCACCAGAACATTCTCACTCAGCATCACCCGGGTCACCGTGCGCAGCACCACAGGTGACACCTTGCCGAACCTGAGCACAGGCCCATTTGAAGCTGGAGATTCAGAGTTCTGCATAGAAGGTCACAACCAAACTTCATGCACCTAG